The segment CCTTCAAGCCGGTTCTGTTCCAGCAGCAGGCTCCGTAATCCTTTTCCTTCTCACCGGCAAATCCTTCGCCACTCCCTAACAAACCTACTCTTCACCTTAAATCAGCAGTATCATGAAAGCATCACACGGTAAGGCAACCTCCATCAACCTATTCAGCCTGAAAACCATACAAATGCGCACTTTCCACTTGTCGTGGTTCGCGTTTTTCCTTTGTTTCTTCGGGTGGTTTGGCATTGCCCCGCTCATGGCCATAGTCCGCGATGAACTGAACCTTTCCAAATCGGAGATCGGGAACATCATGATTGCTTCGGTGTCCATCACCATTATGGCCCGCCTGATCATTGGCTGGTTATGTGATAAAATTGGTCCGCGGATCAGTTACACCATCATTCTGATTTTGGGAGCGCTGCCGGTGATGTTCATCGGGTTCAGCACAGACTATGAAAGCTTCCTGCTGTTTAGGCTAGCTATTGGGGTAATTGGGGCTTCGTTCGTGATTACCCAGTACCACACCACCGCCATGTTTGCCCCCAACGTGGTGGGCACCGCCAATGCGACCACCGCCGGCTGGGGAAACCTGGGAGGAGGCATTACCCAAATGGTTATGCCGCTGTTCTTCGCCGGTTTTGTGGCGCTGGGTTTTGTAAATGCCCAAGCCTGGCGCTACGCCATGGTGATTCCCGGGGTGCTGATGATCCTTTGCGGTATTGCTTACTTTTTCTGGACCACAGATTACCCAGCCGGGAACAAGGCTGAGCTGCAGAAAGCGGCCGGTGATAAAAAGAAAACTGGGGTTTCGTTCTGGAAAGCCATTGCCGATTACCGGGTATGGGCGTTGTTTGTGCTGTACGGTGCCTGCTTCGGGATTGAACTCACCATCAACAA is part of the Rufibacter tibetensis genome and harbors:
- a CDS encoding MFS transporter: MKASHGKATSINLFSLKTIQMRTFHLSWFAFFLCFFGWFGIAPLMAIVRDELNLSKSEIGNIMIASVSITIMARLIIGWLCDKIGPRISYTIILILGALPVMFIGFSTDYESFLLFRLAIGVIGASFVITQYHTTAMFAPNVVGTANATTAGWGNLGGGITQMVMPLFFAGFVALGFVNAQAWRYAMVIPGVLMILCGIAYFFWTTDYPAGNKAELQKAAGDKKKTGVSFWKAIADYRVWALFVLYGACFGIELTINNIAAIYYHDNFALSLETAGMIAGLFGLMNIFARTLGGYFGDKAGIKWGLSGRVWFLGAVILVEGLALMVFAQMTVLSFSIISLVVFSLFVQMAEGATFSVVPFINKKAMGAVAGVVGAGGNAGAVAAGFLFKVESFSYPQALFIIGLVVAGSSVLALLVRFSKETETEARLELKQLLAEARGEHVPAMLYAQE